The following are encoded together in the Primulina tabacum isolate GXHZ01 chromosome 18, ASM2559414v2, whole genome shotgun sequence genome:
- the LOC142533258 gene encoding putative pectin methylesterase CGR2 isoform X3, with protein sequence MAMARRPINPSRRTSESGAAPFASSLRSRSRSHPYLPTAFIIVGGFLLIGYFYRGRGTGANKIFSRVEGDFSCTVEVQNAIPLLKMAYGGSMHRVLHVGPDTCSVVSRLLKEKDTEAWGVEPYDIEDADRKYALDYLSPKYLNRTLPELARVSADGVVIFTGYPHHQKAKVVDKAKYGRLAKLRSSIWWIRYFVQMSLEENEAVIKKFEQAAVKRSYTSNCQIFHLNSYS encoded by the exons ATGGCGATGGCGAGGAGGCCAATAAATCCATCTAGACGTACATCAGAAAGTGGAGCAGCTCCATTTGCATCTTCCCTTCGTTCAAGATCTCGTTCGCATCCTTACCTGCCCACTGCTTTCATTATTGTG GGAGGATTCCTTCTGATAGGTTATTTCTATCGTGGCAGAG GTACTGGAGCTAATAAAATTTTCAGTCGAGTGGAAG GTGACTTTTCATGTACTGTGGAAGTTCAAAATGCAATTCCACTTCTAAAAATGGCATACGGCGGTAGCATGCACAGGGTTTTGCATGTCGGTCCGGACACTTGTTCTGTAGTTTCCAGATTGTTAAAAGAGAAGGATACAGAAGCTTGGGGTGTGGAACCATACGATATAGAAGATGCTGATCGTAAAT ATGCATTGGATTACTTGTCTCCAAAATATCTCAACAGGACTCTTCCTGAATTAGCAAGGGTATCAGCAGATGGTGTTGTCATTTTCACAG GGTATCCCCATCATCAAAAGGCCAAAGTTGTTGATAAGGCCAAATATGGACGGTTG GCCAAGTTGCGGAGCTCGATTTGGTGGATCAGATATTTTGTTCAAATGAGCTTAGAGGAAAATGAAGCTGTGATCAAGAAGTTTGAGCAAGCTGCTGTGAAGAGATCTTATACTTCAAACTGCCAAATTTTCCATCTCAATTCGTATAGTTGA
- the LOC142533258 gene encoding putative pectin methylesterase CGR2 isoform X2 — MAMARRPINPSRRTSESGAAPFASSLRSRSRSHPYLPTAFIIVGGFLLIGYFYRGRGDFSCTVEVQNAIPLLKMAYGGSMHRVLHVGPDTCSVVSRLLKEKDTEAWGVEPYDIEDADRKCKSLVHRGIVRVADIKFPLPYRAKSFSHVIVSDALDYLSPKYLNRTLPELARVSADGVVIFTGYPHHQKAKVVDKAKYGRLAKLRSSIWWIRYFVQMSLEENEAVIKKFEQAAVKRSYTSNCQIFHLNSYS, encoded by the exons ATGGCGATGGCGAGGAGGCCAATAAATCCATCTAGACGTACATCAGAAAGTGGAGCAGCTCCATTTGCATCTTCCCTTCGTTCAAGATCTCGTTCGCATCCTTACCTGCCCACTGCTTTCATTATTGTG GGAGGATTCCTTCTGATAGGTTATTTCTATCGTGGCAGAG GTGACTTTTCATGTACTGTGGAAGTTCAAAATGCAATTCCACTTCTAAAAATGGCATACGGCGGTAGCATGCACAGGGTTTTGCATGTCGGTCCGGACACTTGTTCTGTAGTTTCCAGATTGTTAAAAGAGAAGGATACAGAAGCTTGGGGTGTGGAACCATACGATATAGAAGATGCTGATCGTAAATGTAAGAGTTTGGTGCACAGAGGCATTGTTCGAGTAGCTGATATCAAATTTCCTCTGCCCTACAGGGCAAAATCATTTTCTCATGTAATTGTCTCAGATGCATTGGATTACTTGTCTCCAAAATATCTCAACAGGACTCTTCCTGAATTAGCAAGGGTATCAGCAGATGGTGTTGTCATTTTCACAG GGTATCCCCATCATCAAAAGGCCAAAGTTGTTGATAAGGCCAAATATGGACGGTTG GCCAAGTTGCGGAGCTCGATTTGGTGGATCAGATATTTTGTTCAAATGAGCTTAGAGGAAAATGAAGCTGTGATCAAGAAGTTTGAGCAAGCTGCTGTGAAGAGATCTTATACTTCAAACTGCCAAATTTTCCATCTCAATTCGTATAGTTGA
- the LOC142533258 gene encoding putative pectin methylesterase CGR2 isoform X1: MAMARRPINPSRRTSESGAAPFASSLRSRSRSHPYLPTAFIIVGGFLLIGYFYRGRGTGANKIFSRVEGDFSCTVEVQNAIPLLKMAYGGSMHRVLHVGPDTCSVVSRLLKEKDTEAWGVEPYDIEDADRKCKSLVHRGIVRVADIKFPLPYRAKSFSHVIVSDALDYLSPKYLNRTLPELARVSADGVVIFTGYPHHQKAKVVDKAKYGRLAKLRSSIWWIRYFVQMSLEENEAVIKKFEQAAVKRSYTSNCQIFHLNSYS, translated from the exons ATGGCGATGGCGAGGAGGCCAATAAATCCATCTAGACGTACATCAGAAAGTGGAGCAGCTCCATTTGCATCTTCCCTTCGTTCAAGATCTCGTTCGCATCCTTACCTGCCCACTGCTTTCATTATTGTG GGAGGATTCCTTCTGATAGGTTATTTCTATCGTGGCAGAG GTACTGGAGCTAATAAAATTTTCAGTCGAGTGGAAG GTGACTTTTCATGTACTGTGGAAGTTCAAAATGCAATTCCACTTCTAAAAATGGCATACGGCGGTAGCATGCACAGGGTTTTGCATGTCGGTCCGGACACTTGTTCTGTAGTTTCCAGATTGTTAAAAGAGAAGGATACAGAAGCTTGGGGTGTGGAACCATACGATATAGAAGATGCTGATCGTAAATGTAAGAGTTTGGTGCACAGAGGCATTGTTCGAGTAGCTGATATCAAATTTCCTCTGCCCTACAGGGCAAAATCATTTTCTCATGTAATTGTCTCAGATGCATTGGATTACTTGTCTCCAAAATATCTCAACAGGACTCTTCCTGAATTAGCAAGGGTATCAGCAGATGGTGTTGTCATTTTCACAG GGTATCCCCATCATCAAAAGGCCAAAGTTGTTGATAAGGCCAAATATGGACGGTTG GCCAAGTTGCGGAGCTCGATTTGGTGGATCAGATATTTTGTTCAAATGAGCTTAGAGGAAAATGAAGCTGTGATCAAGAAGTTTGAGCAAGCTGCTGTGAAGAGATCTTATACTTCAAACTGCCAAATTTTCCATCTCAATTCGTATAGTTGA